The genomic DNA TTTAATTCCGGCAAATAATCCGTAATAGGGCAACCTTCGGCCAAAAATTGGCCGGTGGCGTGATCGATCAACAATTCCTGCGCCGCGGGATTGAATTGTCTTAACCTCCAACCCTTGTCCAATTCCACCAAAGCGATCGGGCTGCGTTGCATTTGATGATGGCGCAAATATTCTTCTTGGCGCAAGGCCTGATTCAGTTGGCGCAATTCCGCGATTTGTTCGCGCGCGCCGGTAATCGATTCGGATTGTTGACCGGATTCGGCGCGGAAATTTAAGACCCCCCAAATAGACCGTTTGGGCATCAACGCATTTTGCATATACGCCATCACATCATACGCCAGCAAAGTGACAAAGGCGGGAGCGGCCAACAAACAAAATTCTGGCCATTCCAAGCCTATGTTGATCAGGCCTTGATCATATCCATAGGTTAGAAAGGAGAATAACGGCAGAAACACCGTAATACCGGCGGCAAATCCAAATGGCAAAGTCAGCAACCGGCTGACGCGCCGCGCCAACTCGGCGCCGATGGTGCATACAACGCCAGAAATAATCAAGCTTCCGGCCAGAGCGATCTGGGTATTGATCGGGGTAAAAAATAAACTTGGCGTTGGCGTAACATGGCCCAATGTTTCAAGAAAAAACGAATAGCCCATGCCAAAAACGGCGCCGCACACCATCACGCCCAAAAACGCGCGGGCCATGCGCACGCCATCCATCGCGTAAGTTAACGTGGCGCCAGCCAACAATGCCGGAATAATGCCCAGCAAAGCGGCGTTGATTTTATAATCTTGCCAATCCACCCACCAGCCGATTTGCACCAATTGCCAAACGAGGAAAGTCAACAAACCTCCCAATGCCAGCATCGGCGCCATGGTTATTTGGCCGCGCAATTGATGCAAGGCCATGATTAATCCGGTGGCGATAAAATAAACGCCGACAAAATATAACGGCGATGCGTATAACGCGTAATCGAATTGAGACCATACTGGCATTATGCCGGTTGCTGGCGTTATAAATTCTTCGACGTACCAGCCAATGGAACTGTTCATACCCTACCCTTTTTATATTAGGCCGCGTTAACTGCTGCACGGCGGTTTTCACCGCGCTTGCGGCGAATCGAGCGAATCTGCACCCGAATAGTGTGCACCGACCGGTCCAAGCGAAAAGCGATTTCTTTGTCACTGAGACCCTGGCGGATTAATTCGTAAATTTCATGTTCACGCGATGACAATGCCGTCCCGCGGGGAAACATATTCCGCGCCGGAACGAATTCCTGTGCAACGGATTCATACCATAATGGCGCCGTGGCGGGATTGGATTGCAGCAATTTTCCAATCGCCACAATTAATTCGGAAAAATCGACAGTTTTGGCAATGTAGGCCGTCGCCCCCATACTAAGCGCGTGCAGAATATCGTCGCGATCCTGGCTGCCCGATAACAACAAAGAATATTTTGGATAATGTCCAGCAAGCGCGGGGTCGGAAAATAATTGGCCGCCGCGTCCGTCCGGCAAGTTAATATCGATAATGGCCAGATCATAAATTTTACTGGCCACTTTTTGTTTGGACTGGGCCAGATTGCCAGCAATTTCAATGGAACAACCCGGATACTGGCCTTTCAATGCGGCTTCCAATCCGGCGGCTACCAATGGATGATCATCAACGATTAATATTTGCATTTTACCCCTGTTTATTCCTTATTTTCCTAGTGTAGCGTCCCGTATTACAGATGCAATCAGTTTTTCTTATATCGTTGCCTTTTTGGTTTATAAATATCTTATTGATATACAATAAAAATATGGTCTTTACTGCATGTACACATCCAATATTTTCTTTCTTTCCGGCAAATAATCGGCGTGCAATTCGATTTTTTTACCCTTAAGCACAACATGCACCGGTTGGTCTTGCGAAGCGCTGTCGGTGACCTTTTCATTCCATTTTTTAGCCGAATCCGTTCCGATCAACCCAACCAAAGTCTGATTATACAATGGATCGTTTTTTTGTTTCTCATATTGCAGGGCGGCGGCCACTTCCGCAGGCTGAAGTTCCGTATAGGCGGCGATGCCTGCCGGCGTGTTGTATTTATAATTAATGCGCGCATCGGTTCCATATATTGTGAAATTGCGCCGCAGAAAATTGATCATCGCCGCATCTATGCCCGGAATATAGGATAATTGATCGAACCGGTCGATTAAACGATTTGGGAATTTGGTGATATAACGATTATCCGATTGGAAAGGGCCTTCAGTGTTGCCAGCCAACGCATTGCGGTCTTCGTCATGAAAATCGACCAAGAACTGCGACAATTTTTCCGCAGCGCGATCTTCGATCCCGAGCCATATTAAATACCGCTCTAAATCTTCCTGATCGATGTAATTTAAATTTGGCTTGGCATTGCCTGGATATATTTCCAATATGTAATTTTCTCCATCAAACGCGATAGTTTGCGGCGAGTTATCCAACGAATAGCGTTTTGGCAATCCAAAATTGCTTATAGTGCCGCGTTCGATGCGGACCTTTTCTTCCTGCAATGCATTCAGCGCTTTGTTGACCTGGCTTAAATCGGGGATATTCAGTTGAAACCCCATTTGCGATAACATTTCCCGCAAATTTTCAATCGGCGCTCCGGATCCGCCAAGAGAAATCCTGGTTTGATCGACCAGCACAATTTTACGTTCCATTTCCCATCGCGCATCCACCGCCATCGGTTCGCCCTTCATTTCAAACAAGACGAAATTGAATACGCTGCTGATTTTCTTCCAATTAATCGGATGCGCCAGGGTGCGTTCCAGCTGCGCCGGCGCCGAAGGCGCCTGCTTGAAAAAATATGCCATCATGACCGCGCAAGCGGTCAAGATCCAGAGGCAGTAGACCAAGATAAAACCCCCGGAGCGAAAACAATTTCTTTTTTCTGTCCGGCCTGATGATAAGTCAACCGGGCTAAAGGAGGCATCATCTTTTTGTCGTTCCATTGATTGGACCATCTTTTTTTACCGTCTTCCCAATACTCAAATTCCGCACTATCAATTCCGCTAAACGCCGTCAACTCCATAGAAAACTTCCCGCCATACTGCCGCCAGGAATCTATTTGCGCGGTATATTGCTGCTGGCTGTCATCCCACCACGGCGGAATGGTAACTTCGTGATATTGGATAATTTTCAAACCGGAATTATAGCGATAGGTAACCAATACCGGCTGGCCATTATGCCCAAATTGCGCGCTATTGCGGCTGATGAAAGACAGGCGGTCGTTCCTGGCATCGACTGCGGAGAAATAATTATTCAGCCCGGCGTCGATCGCTTCGAACTGCAAGCGTAAAAAATATTGGGTGCCCCATTCTTTATTGGTGCTTAGCGCGCGTTGCCCAACCTTACGAACCGTATCATAGATATTCGAGGCCATAATAATCAATGCGCTGGCCAAAGCGACGCTAAGTAAAATTTCGAGCAAAGTGAATCCGCGCTGATTCAATTGGTTCTGCCTTTCACCGCAACCGGCGAATCCGGATTCGGCAACAATCCCGGCTGCAACAAACGCACCGCAAAATCGCCATCGCCGCCGAAATCGAACACCTGGAAAGGCGAAAACGCCACCGTCATCGGCACATCCACGTCTTCGTATTTATAATTATTTACCTTTATTTTTTTCTCTTTGCCTTCTTCGTCGGTACGGCTGACCAGCAATTCTTTTTCCGTAAGACGCGCGCTTACTTCTTTCCATTTAATAGCCGAGAGCATATTGGCTTCGTTCAAACTTTGCGCCACTAGCGCTTGTTTGGCCAACGAACGTTCGGAATATTTCATTATGGTATATAGCTGCTGCAACATCACCGTCGCCCCCAAAGTCAGAACGGTAAAAGCAATCAATACCTCAAGCAGGGTAAATCCCCTGCGATTTTGTTTGCACAGAAAGCAAAATCGCAAGCGGGATAAAATTGGAAACATTTACCAAATTATTGGGTGGTCGAAGAAGACGACGAAGTGGAACTGCGTAAACGGGACGAACTATTCAATGCCTTGATTGCATTGATCACGTCGCGGGTATTAACCAAACCGTCGCCATTAACATCCGCATCCGCATTCGGACGGGCCGAGCCTAATTCCGCTTTGATCGCATTGATATCGGCCTGGTTAAATACGCCATCGCCATTGACATCGTAAGTTTCATTAACGGTCCCATCGCCACCATCACCGCCGCCATTCCCGCCGCTGCCGCCGGAAATAAGCGTACCGATGGTTGGATTCAAAGAAAAACGGGATGGGAATGGAAAAGTTCCGCTATACGGAAAGGAAACCGGCGAACCGTTGCTGGTTAATTGATAAGTGGCATTGCCTTTTTTCAGCAACGCGGTCAGCGTGGTGCCATTGAAACTTTGAGTTTTGGCCATATCGACAAAATATGTGCCGTCAGACGCAATAACCGATCCTTGGCCTTCGGTGCGATTGAGGCTGGTTGGCTGAACAATTAAAATAATGTCGTTCACGGCTGGGGACACGCCGCCAGCGCCAGTAATCGTTCCAACAACTTGCAAATTAGACGGCACTTCTTGAGCAAAAGCGGGGGAAGCAACCATACCGCCTACCGTCAACATCGACACTATCAGCAAAGCTTTTGTTATAAGGGATGGAATCGTCGGCATCTTTGATAAAAACATACACCCAACCTCGAACGATTGATTAATTAACGAATAATCCGCCTATACCCAATAATGAGTATATTATCAAGTCTTAACCTTTGAATATTTGCAGTTTTTTCTTACAATTCACAATTAATACCTGAAATACGGCCCAATTATGGACAATTTATTGCGGAGCCAGATCGGTTAAGGAATAAACCGCTACCAGCATGGATATCACAATAAAGGCGATTACCAATCCCATCACCAAAATAATAAGCGGCCCTAACAAATTAGCCATGGTTTTTGCTTTTAATGTCACCTCATCGCCGATTTGCTGTCCGGCTTTTTCCGCCATGCTGTCCAGCTTGCCGGTTTCTTCGCCAATGGCCAGGAACCTTACCGCCAATGTTGGAATTCCCGGAAAATTATTCATCGCCAGACTGAGATTCCGTCCGCGCCGCACTTCGTTTTGAATATCCATCATGCGTTGCTGAATCACTATATTCGATGTGGATTTTGTTATAAGTTCCAGCGCCGACACCAGTGGCACGCCATTCCGTAATTGCACCGCCAACAAAGACATGACTTGGGCGGTATAAATTTTAGATAGGAAACTTCCTGCAAATGGCAAACGCAGAATAATTTGAGACCACCAAGAACGAAAAAATTGCGACTGCCTGATATAATATTGCAGTCCGACGACAGTCAGAATAATTGTGCCGAGAATATACCATCCATAAGCCATCAACAAATCGCTGAAAGCAAAAATGAATCGCGCATTCCAGGACAGCATATTAACTTTATCCTGAAACAAATCCTTAAATGTCGGAATAACATAGATTCCAAGGATAATGATCGATACCAAACTTAATACCACCAATACTATCGGATATAACAATGCGCCCTGAATATCCGCGCGCATTTTACGCGACCGGTCATAATGAATTTCCAGCGTTTGCATGACTTCAGCCAACTGGCCGCTGGCCTCGCCAGCGCGGATAACGGTAATAGCCAGGGGATCGATTGCGCCCATGGATTCCAGGGCTTGCGATAATTGCTGACCTCGCTTTACGCTTTCGCGCAATTGGCCGGCAAAATTCGACAATGTTTTATCGGCGCTGTCTTCGCCTATGATTTGCAAGGCGCGATCAATAACAATGCCACTATTCAAAAGCGGACTTAGTTGACCGATCAGACGCGCCAGCAAGCTGCGTTTTAAACGCGGCAATTTAGCTTCCTTGCTTTCAACCAGAATTAATTTGCGTTGTTTTAAACGGCGCTCTAATTCTGCCGAATTCTGCGCATATTCCTGGCCTTGCTGTTGCTGACCGTCGCGGGCATAAGCGGTATATTGATAAACCGGCATCAGCCCACCACGCGCAAGATTTCTTCGATAGTGCTTTCACCGGCTAAGACACGGCTGAATCCATCTTGCAACATGGTTATGTAGTCGCTGCCGGCCGCATTCGAAATATTTTCCGGTGTCGGTTCCGATAAAATGGAACTGCGCACAGATGCATTGATGCCCAGAAACTCTGAAATCGGCAACCGCCCCTTATAGCCGATTTGTCCGCATTCGGGGCAACCTTTGGCATTATAAATTCTGGCGCCTGGCGCAAATCCATATTTTTTTACATGAACTTCGCTAACCACGCCTGGACTTCTGCAATGTGGGCACAGTTTACGCACCAAACGCTGGCCAGTGACCGCAATCAAAGAGCTTGCAAGCAAATAATCGGCAACGCCCATATTCAACAAACGGCCGATGGCGCCAACCGCGCTGTTGGTGTGAACGGTGGATAAAACCAAGTGGCCCGTCAGGGCGGCCTGCACCGCAATTTCCGCGGTTTCACGGTCGCGAATCTCGCCCACCAAAATTACATCGGGATCATGCCGCAAAATCGAACGCAGAGTGTTGGCAAATGTAACGCCAATTTCCGCATTCACCGGAATTTGCGAAATTCCTGGGATATCGTATTCCACCGGATCTTCGACGGTGATAATTTTTTTATGGCCATCGACAATATCGCGCAGACCGGAATAAAGCGTGGTGGTTTTTCCAGAACCGGTCGGGCCGGTTACCAAAATCAAGCCATGGCTTTTATTTAGAACTTCGCGGAATTGCGTAACCATGCGCGGACTGACACCCAACGCGCCCAGCGACAATAATTGTTTTTTCTGATCCAGCAAACGCAACGCCACGTCTTCGCCGAAATTGGTCGGGATCGTGGAAACACGGACATCCACGTCCTTGCCGCCGGTTTTAACCGAAAAACGGCCATCTTGCGGCAGGCGGCGTTCGGCAATATCCAATTGCGACAGAATTTTAATGCGGCTGACGATCGCGGGATATTCTTCGACCGTTGGCGCGGGCCGCGCATGCAACACGCCATCGACACGATAGCGCAATTCAATTTTATTCCGCATCGGTTCCATATGAATATCCGACGCGCCAACCTTGATACCGGATAAAATCATGTCGTTGACATAACGGATGATTGGCGCTTCCAACGCCAAATCTTTTAAATGCTCGATATCGGAAATGTAAGAATCGGAGGTGCTGGATTCGCCATCGATATGAAAATGATTTTCCAAACGAAATTGAATTTCGCGTTCTGGCGCGATGGCAATTTCCGCCTGCGGCAACAAGCGTTGCAACATATCCACCAGCCCGTCATCCTCGGGATGGGCAATGACCACCGTCAATTTATCTTCCGAATGCACCGGCAGGACGCGATTGAATAGCAAGAAATCCTGGCTTAAATTGGATACATCGCTGACTTCGCCACGGCCATTCCAAACCTGCAAACCGGACAGGGTTGCGTAAATCGAATATAACTGCTCATCGCTGAACACGCCCATGTCAAGCAAGGTTGCGCCAAGACCGCGGCCGGTTTTCTGCGATAATTTAGTAGCCTCGCTGATAATTTCCGGCGAGACCGAATCATTTTTTTCAAGATGTTCGCGCAATTGACGCATGAAGTTCCTTACCAGTTGCCGATATCGGCTGCATCCCCATCGCCGCCCGGCTTACTATCGCTGCCAAGCGAATATAAATCGTAGTCGATGCCGTGCGATGGCGGCTTAGCATAGATGTAATCCGCCCCCCATGGATCTTTCGGCACTTGCCGTTTGCTTAAATATGGGCCGCCCCAGACCGATACGCCTTGAGGCTTTTCAATCAAAGCGCGCAGTCCTTCGCTTTGCGATGGATAACGTCCCGTGTCCAAACGGAAAGAATCGAGAGCGCGGGACAATAGTTCAATCTGCGCCTTGGTCGCTTTAATCTGCGAAGAGGATACTTGGCCGAACAAGCGCGGTGCAATCAACGCCACCAACAAAGCGATAATCGCCATAACCACCAATAATTCCACCAAGGAAAAACCGGATTCCGATTTTGATCCTGGACGGCGCTTATATAAAGTATGTTCGGTCATAAAATCCTCTTACGGGAAAGCATAGGCTATTTCGGAATGAAACGGATTAATCTGTATTTTATACAAGATCGCGGTGGGATAGCCAGTTTTTTTCTGCACCACCCGGAATTCCGACGCAATTCCGGTTCCATCACTGTAAAAAATGGCCAATAATTGTTTGCCCAAATAACCGGTTGGCGCAGGCCGATTGATTTCGAGTATTATATCTTTATCCAGGGTTAAAGTTTGCCCGCCGGGTTCGGCAACGATATTCGGCGCCTGCCAATAAATGAATCTTGTTTTACCTTCGTTTAAAGCGGCGTTCTGTTGCTGCTGCAAAAAAGCGACCATGGCCGGTACCGGCGGTTTAGCCGGCAAAGACAGACTGGGCACGATCATTGCGGTCAATAGTGCAATAATACCAAGCACTAATAGCATTTCCAGCAGCGTAAAACCGGAATTATGGCGACAAAAAGGCATATGGTTATTCATCTTATCTTTACTTTTTAGTGAAAAAATAGACTAATATCCAGAGTACAATTTATCCCTTTTCCTCATCCGAGGCTGTTATGCGAATTTATCTT from Alphaproteobacteria bacterium includes the following:
- a CDS encoding response regulator transcription factor, encoding MQILIVDDHPLVAAGLEAALKGQYPGCSIEIAGNLAQSKQKVASKIYDLAIIDINLPDGRGGQLFSDPALAGHYPKYSLLLSGSQDRDDILHALSMGATAYIAKTVDFSELIVAIGKLLQSNPATAPLWYESVAQEFVPARNMFPRGTALSSREHEIYELIRQGLSDKEIAFRLDRSVHTIRVQIRSIRRKRGENRRAAVNAA
- a CDS encoding prepilin-type N-terminal cleavage/methylation domain-containing protein, with translation MRRRGCADDGGVFAFPGVRFRRRWRFCGAFVAAGIVAESGFAGCGERQNQLNQRGFTLLEILLSVALASALIIMASNIYDTVRKVGQRALSTNKEWGTQYFLRLQFEAIDAGLNNYFSAVDARNDRLSFISRNSAQFGHNGQPVLVTYRYNSGLKIIQYHEVTIPPWWDDSQQQYTAQIDSWRQYGGKFSMELTAFSGIDSAEFEYWEDGKKRWSNQWNDKKMMPPLARLTYHQAGQKKEIVFAPGVLSWSTASGS
- a CDS encoding prepilin-type N-terminal cleavage/methylation domain-containing protein; this encodes MFPILSRLRFCFLCKQNRRGFTLLEVLIAFTVLTLGATVMLQQLYTIMKYSERSLAKQALVAQSLNEANMLSAIKWKEVSARLTEKELLVSRTDEEGKEKKIKVNNYKYEDVDVPMTVAFSPFQVFDFGGDGDFAVRLLQPGLLPNPDSPVAVKGRTN
- a CDS encoding type II secretion system F family protein, with amino-acid sequence MPVYQYTAYARDGQQQQGQEYAQNSAELERRLKQRKLILVESKEAKLPRLKRSLLARLIGQLSPLLNSGIVIDRALQIIGEDSADKTLSNFAGQLRESVKRGQQLSQALESMGAIDPLAITVIRAGEASGQLAEVMQTLEIHYDRSRKMRADIQGALLYPIVLVVLSLVSIIILGIYVIPTFKDLFQDKVNMLSWNARFIFAFSDLLMAYGWYILGTIILTVVGLQYYIRQSQFFRSWWSQIILRLPFAGSFLSKIYTAQVMSLLAVQLRNGVPLVSALELITKSTSNIVIQQRMMDIQNEVRRGRNLSLAMNNFPGIPTLAVRFLAIGEETGKLDSMAEKAGQQIGDEVTLKAKTMANLLGPLIILVMGLVIAFIVISMLVAVYSLTDLAPQ
- a CDS encoding type II/IV secretion system protein, with the protein product MRQLREHLEKNDSVSPEIISEATKLSQKTGRGLGATLLDMGVFSDEQLYSIYATLSGLQVWNGRGEVSDVSNLSQDFLLFNRVLPVHSEDKLTVVIAHPEDDGLVDMLQRLLPQAEIAIAPEREIQFRLENHFHIDGESSTSDSYISDIEHLKDLALEAPIIRYVNDMILSGIKVGASDIHMEPMRNKIELRYRVDGVLHARPAPTVEEYPAIVSRIKILSQLDIAERRLPQDGRFSVKTGGKDVDVRVSTIPTNFGEDVALRLLDQKKQLLSLGALGVSPRMVTQFREVLNKSHGLILVTGPTGSGKTTTLYSGLRDIVDGHKKIITVEDPVEYDIPGISQIPVNAEIGVTFANTLRSILRHDPDVILVGEIRDRETAEIAVQAALTGHLVLSTVHTNSAVGAIGRLLNMGVADYLLASSLIAVTGQRLVRKLCPHCRSPGVVSEVHVKKYGFAPGARIYNAKGCPECGQIGYKGRLPISEFLGINASVRSSILSEPTPENISNAAGSDYITMLQDGFSRVLAGESTIEEILRVVG
- the gspG gene encoding type II secretion system protein GspG, encoding MTEHTLYKRRPGSKSESGFSLVELLVVMAIIALLVALIAPRLFGQVSSSQIKATKAQIELLSRALDSFRLDTGRYPSQSEGLRALIEKPQGVSVWGGPYLSKRQVPKDPWGADYIYAKPPSHGIDYDLYSLGSDSKPGGDGDAADIGNW
- a CDS encoding prepilin-type N-terminal cleavage/methylation domain-containing protein; its protein translation is MNNHMPFCRHNSGFTLLEMLLVLGIIALLTAMIVPSLSLPAKPPVPAMVAFLQQQQNAALNEGKTRFIYWQAPNIVAEPGGQTLTLDKDIILEINRPAPTGYLGKQLLAIFYSDGTGIASEFRVVQKKTGYPTAILYKIQINPFHSEIAYAFP